From Quercus lobata isolate SW786 chromosome 1, ValleyOak3.0 Primary Assembly, whole genome shotgun sequence, one genomic window encodes:
- the LOC115975391 gene encoding uncharacterized protein LOC115975391 — MLSLQILSFHNNPPASLPPIPLYNKPNTLISHLLVHSDDSFKKRRSHPSSFSSCIVHAVEKDSQHFEVDPDKAREALQKLDQQLQSLSQKQIKPPKIRASEVDLKEAQMTEEMPEISESFLVNSAVALFLFTIFYNILFITVIKPAIDGPDRVVPATTTVVEASKDRISN; from the exons ATGCTTTCTCTGCAAATTCTCTCATTTCATAACAATCCACCAGCATCACTTCCACCAATACCTCTCTATAACAAGCCTAATACACTTATTTCTCACTTGCTAGTACATAGTGATGATTCTTTCAAGAAAAGGAGGTCACAcccatcttctttttcttcttgtattGTACATGCAGTGGAAAAAGATTCACAACACTTTGAGGTAGACCCAGATAAGGCCAGAGAAGCTCTCCAAAAGCTTGACCAGCAGCTCCAATCCCTGTCCCAGAAACAAATCAAGCCTCCAAAGATAAGGG CTTCAGAAGTGGATCTTAAGGAGGCTCAAATGACTGAAGAAATGCCAGAAATTTCAGAGTCTTTTCTAGTAAATTCAGCTgttgctctctttcttttcaccATTTTCTACAATATACTGTTTATTACTGTAATAAAACCAGCCATAGATGGTCCAGACAGAGTTGTTCCAGCTACTACTACTGTAGTAGAAGCTTCCAAAGACCGAATAAGTAACTAA